One Cyprinus carpio isolate SPL01 chromosome B25, ASM1834038v1, whole genome shotgun sequence genomic region harbors:
- the LOC109053353 gene encoding ATP-sensitive inward rectifier potassium channel 11-like encodes MLSRKGLIPEDYLLTRLAEDVLQPKFKTKQRKARFVAKNGTCNVAHTNIREQGRFLQDVFTTLVDLKWLHTLLIFTMSFLCSWLLFGMIWWLVAFAHGDLDTKGDDFVPCVTDIHSFSSAFLFSIEVQVTIGFGGRMITEECVSAIVILILQNIVGLVINAIMLGCIFMKTAQANRRAETLIFSKHAVITVRNNNMCFMFRLGDLRKSMIISATVHMQVVRKTVTNEGEIVPLDQIDIQMDNPVGTNSIFLVSPLIISHVIDKNSPLYDLSATDLQHEDIEVIVVLEGVVETTGITTQARTSYLSEEILWGQRFVSTVSEEDGMYAVDYSKFGNTVKVATPSCSARALDEAGGMESFRLKESSGASVRRRIRHQNTKEQ; translated from the coding sequence ATGTTGTCCAGAAAAGGACTCATTCCCGAGGATTATCTGCTGACCCGCTTGGCGGAAGATGTGTTGCAGCCAAAATTCAAGACTAAACAGCGGAAAGCGCGATTCGTCGCCAAGAATGGAACGTGCAACGTCGCGCACACGAACATCCGCGAACAAGGACGCTTTCTCCAGGACGTCTTCACTACTCTAGTGGACCTAAAATGGCTTCACACGCTCCTGATCTTCACCATGTCGTTCCTGTGCAGTTGGCTCTTGTTCGGGATGATCTGGTGGCTCGTCGCGTTCGCGCACGGAGATCTGGACACGAAAGGGGACGACTTTGTGCCGTGCGTAACGGACATCCACTCGTTCTCCTCCGCCTTTCTGTTCTCCATCGAAGTCCAGGTGACTATCGGCTTTGGCGGGCGGATGATCACGGAGGAGTGCGTGTCGGCCATCGTGATACTGATCCTACAAAACATCGTAGGTCTGGTAATCAATGCCATCATGCTGGGATGCATCTTCATGAAAACAGCGCAAGCGAACCGGCGAGCGGAGACGCTCATCTTCAGCAAGCACGCGGTTATTACCGTCAGAAACAACAACATGTGCTTCATGTTTCGCCTCGGGGACTTGAGGAAGAGCATGATCATCAGTGCCACCGTGCACATGCAGGTGGTGCGCAAAACCGTCACCAATGAAGGCGAGATCGTGCCTTTGGACCAGATAGACATCCAGATGGACAACCCGGTTGGCACCAACAGCATCTTCCTGGTGTCTCCCCTCATCATCAGTCACGTCATTGATAAAAACAGCCCTCTGTATGATTTATCAGCGACGGATCTGCAGCACGAGGACATCGAGGTGATCGTCGTTTTGGAGGGGGTGGTGGAGACCACCGGCATCACCACCCAAGCGCGGACCTCTTACCTGTCCGAGGAGATCCTGTGGGGCCAGAGGTTCGTGTCTACGGTGTCTGAGGAAGATGGGATGTACGCCGTGGACTATTCTAAGTTTGGGAACACCGTTAAAGTGGCGACGCCGAGCTGCAGCGCGCGCGCTCTGGATGAGGCGGGAGGGATGGAGAGCTTCAGACTAAAGGAGTCCAGCGGCGCGTCAGTGAGGAGGAGAATCAGACATCAAAACACCAAAGAACAGTGA